One genomic segment of Desmodus rotundus isolate HL8 chromosome 5, HLdesRot8A.1, whole genome shotgun sequence includes these proteins:
- the CENPA gene encoding histone H3-like centromeric protein A — MGPRRRKRKTETPRRRAASPTPAAPRPAPSTGTSFRRRRRHLILKEIKNLQKTTHLLLRKTPFSRLAREICVKFTRGVDFNWQAHALLALQEAAEAFLVHLFEDAYLLSLHAGRVTLFPKDVQLARRIRGIEEGLG, encoded by the exons ATGGGCCCGCGCCGCCGGAAGCGCAAGACTGAAACCCCCAGGAGACGCGCCGCTAGCCCGACCCCCGCCGCCCCACGTCCAGCCCCCTCCACAG GCACTTCCTTCCGTCGTCGGCGGAGACATCTGATTCTGAAGGAGATCAAAAATCTTCAGAAGACCACACACCTTTTGTTAAGGAAGACCCCTTTCAGCCGCCTG GCAAGAGAAATATGTGTTAAATTCACTCGTGGTGTAGACTTCAATTGGCAAGCCCACGCCCTGTTGGCCCTACAAGAG GCGGCAGAAGCCTTTCTAGTGCATCTCTTTGAGGATGCCTACCTCCTGTCCCTACATGCCGGCCGTGTTACTCTCTTCCCGAAGGATGTGCAGCTGGCCAGGAGGATCCGAGGCATCGAGGAAGGGCTCGGCTGA
- the SLC35F6 gene encoding solute carrier family 35 member F6: MAWTKYQLFLAGLMLVTGSINTLSAKWADNFMAQGCGGNKEHSFQHPFLQAVGMFLGEFSCLAAFYLLRCRAARHPDASVDLQQPFNPLLFLPPALCDMTGTSIMYVALNMTSASSFQMLRGAVIIFTGLFSVAFLGRRLVLSQWLGILTTIAGLVVVGLADLLSKHDDQHKLSEVITGDLLIIMAQVIVAIQMVLEEKFVYKHNVHPLRAVGTEGLFGFVILSLLLVPMYYIPAGSFSGNPRGTLEDALDAFCQVGRQPLIALALLGNISSIAFFNFAGISVTKELSATTRMVLDSLRTVVIWALSLALGWEAFHSLQILGFLILLMGTALYNGLHRPLLARLSRGQPPADEGERERLLDASRTPINDAS; encoded by the exons GTGGGCAGACAACTTCATGGCCCAGGGCTGCGGCGGAAACAAGGAACACAGTTTCCAGCATCCCTTCCTCCAG GCCGTGGGCATGTTCCTGGGGGAATTCTCCTGCCTAGCTGCCTTCTACCTACTCCGGTGCAGAGCTGCGAGGCACCCAGATGCCAGCGTGGATCTCCAGCAGCCCTTCAACCCCCTTCTTTTCCTGCCCCCGGCCCTTTGCGACATGACCGGGACCAGCATCATGTATGTGG CCCTGAACATGACCAGCGCCTCCAGTTTCCAGATGCTGCGCGGGGCGGTGATCATCTTCACAGGCCTGTTCTCAGTGGCCTTCCTGGGGCGGAGGCTGGTGCTGAGCCAGTGGCTGGGCATCCTCACGACCATCGCGGGGCTGGTGGTAGTGGGCCTGGCCGACCTCCTGAGCAAGCATGACGACCAGCACAAGCTCAGCGAAGTGATCACAG GGGACCTGCTCATCATCATGGCCCAGGTCATCGTCGCCATCCAGATGGTGCTAGAGGAGAAGTTCGTCTACAAGCACAACGTGCACCCGCTGCGGGCTGTCGGCACTGAGG GCCTCTTTGGCTTCGTGATCCTGTCCCTGCTGCTGGTGCCCATGTACTACATCCCTGCCGGCTCCTTTAGTGGAAACCCTCGAGGGACCCTGGAGGATGCTCTGGACGCCTTCTGCCAGGTGGGCCGGCAGCCGCTCATCGCCCTGGCTCTGCTGGGCAACATCAGCAGCATCGCCTTCTTCAACTTTGCGGGCATCAGCGTCACCAAGGAGCTGAGTGCTACTACCCGCATGGTGCTGGACAGCCTGCGGACCGTCGTCATCTGGGCACTaagcctggccctgggctgggaggccttcCACTCGCTGCAGATCCTCGGCTTCCTCATCCTCCTGATGGGCACGGCCCTCTACAACGGGCTGCACCGCCCGCTGCTGGCCCGCCTGTCCCGAGGCCAGCCCCCAGCAGACGAGGGGGAGCGAGAGAGACTGCTGGATGCCTCTCGGACTCCCATCAATGACGCCAGCTGA